The segment TATTTTCCGGTGAGGTCGCAGGAGAGCCCTTCTAAATACAGCTGTCCGTCTTTGAAGACGTTGACATGTACTTTTTCGGCGAGTAAATCATGTTTTATTACCTCTAAACTGAAATGATCATTGGCAAAATGAATAGGAGAATTTACCTTTGATGCTTGTTGGTTAAAGACAAAATTGGTTTCGATATTGGATTCCCCAATCACCACAGGCACTCCTCTTTTAATGATACCTGCCTTTTCGCCTGCAATTTTTTCAAGTGTGTCTCCCAGCAGATTCATATGATCCATACCAATATTCGTGATAACGGAAATGAAGGGTGTGATAATATTGGTGGAGTCCAGTCTGCCACCCAATCCGGTTTCTATAACGGCAATATCTGTACGCATCTGTTGGAAATAGTAAAAGGCCATGATGGTGCTCATCTCAAAAAAGAAGGACTGATTTCATCGAATATTTTTTTATTTCTTGTGACAAAGTTTGCTACCCATTCCTCGCTAACCATTTCACCGTTTACACGGATACGCTCTCTGAAATCCTTGAGATGTGGAGAAGTATAAAGTCCGGTTCTGAAACCCGCCTCCTGAAGTACCGAAGCCAGCATATGGGAAGTGCTTCCTTTGCCGTTGGTCCCGGCAATATGAATACATCGAAGATTTTTTTCGGGATTCCCTATTGCACCTGCCAATGCTAACGTGTTATCCAGGTTCGGTTTATATGAGCCTTGCTCTTCTGATCACTTCCTGTGGAAGTAAAACAGAAAAATCTGGTAGCATTGCTTCTGAATCTGCACCAGCATCTGAAACGTACATTTCAAGTACAGGTAATAGCGCGGACAGCTCCTTATATACAGGTGCGCAGAAGATTATCCAGCAGGCTACTCTCCGGCTTCAGGTAGATTCATTGTCATCGGCTCGAAACTATCTTTCCACCATCCTGCAGAAATACAAAGCCTACATCGCCAATGAAAATGAAAATCGTCAGTCCGGAAATCATGAAAGTACACTAGTGATCCGGGTTCCGGGACAGTTTATGGAAGCTTTGATAACCGACATCAGCAGTAAAGCGAAGTTCATCGATACTAAAGATCTCAGCAGTGAAGATATCGGAATGGAATACATGGATATTGAAGCCAGACTGAAAGCAAAGCTGGAAATGGAAAAGCGCTATTTACAACTCCTGCAACGAACAGGGAAAATCAGTGAAATGCTGGAAGTAGAACAGCAACTGGGAATTGTCAGGGGCGAGATCGAGTCCATGCAGGGAAAGCTAAAATACTTCGACAACAGGGTGGCTTATGCTACACTAACGATTAGCCTATACGAAGTCGTATCAATTATTGATTCACCCGGACTAACCTTTTTCTCCCGTGCAGCTTATTCTTTTCCAATGGACTCCAATTGATTCAGGAAGTGGTGTTATTGGCCATCAATATCTGGCCATTATTTCTTATCGTTGGAATTGTCTTTACAATTCTATTCGTGCAAAAAAAGAAAAAGGTCGAATTACCCTACACCGGAAATAGTAAATAACCTTGAGTATTTCAGAAATAGATTTCATTAAGGGTTTAAACTCATCCTTCCCAGGATATGATTCCAACTGTAAAATGTTTGCTAAGGAAATAGTATCTTATCTTTAAACCATGTCCTTACAACCGCAAATACCTGTTTATTACTGCCCGAAGAAAAGGCGCATGCGGAAACCGATTGATAATTCGTAATTCTTCCCACAAAGAGGTTTCTTCATCCAGAAAACGGAAGATATCCGTCACTTTATTCTTGCTGTACATCGATGTAAATATCTCCTCACCTCTTTCATTCTGATGAAACAAAACATCGAGAAAAATACGATCATAAAACCGGAATCGGGGTTTCGTTAAGGTAAACGATGGCGATTGGCCACTCTTGATGGCAGCTACCATGCGTTCAGCATACTTCTTACCATTGTAGAAAGAATAACCCGAAGAAGGCTTCACCCACCCTCCGGCAGTGCCGATCTTTGTAATCCTTTGCGTATGCTGTTCGTGAAATGGAAAATCACTCATGGGAATAATACCCATCTCCGTTTCTGTAATGGTATATTTTCCGATGCCCGGAATGGCAGACATATACTTCTTCAAAATTTCATCATACTCTTCTTCTCTGATTAAATCCGGAGTAAACAATGTGAACTCCACTAAGGCCCGGTGAGGAGTGGATGGTAGCACATAAATGAAACTGCTGGTTCCCGCTTTTCGCAGCCTGTAATCCATCATTACAAATTGTTCAGGATGAAAGACCGGTGCTTCGCTCTCTATCATCCATCCTTTAAAATGCTGCAGAATCTTTGTTGACTTTTTATCTGTCGCAAACGCCGGATCTATCCGACTGTCAAAAACATGTCTGGCAGAAAAGACACCTATACCGGTCTCTACTTGTACATTTTCTCCTTCCTTTAGATGCAACACTTCAGCCTGGATCCTGGTAAAATTTGAAGCTGATTCAATTTTCTGCTTTGCATAAGCATAAAAAATCGCCTGAACGAAGCATCTTATACCTATAAGGTTTTTAAATTCAACTCAATTTGAGCTGTGCTGCTCAAAAACAAACCTCTCTCCCAGCTTTTGTAAAGCAAATGATCATATCGCCCACTACCCTTCTCCCAATAGCACCAGGTATGATCGTTACTTACTTTTTCTTCCTTGTCGATGAGCAACACTTGTTTATCCTGAAAAAAAGAATCTTCCAGCATCGACAATGCCAACTGCAATCCTGCTGCCCCTGTTCCCACAATAGCAAAATCAAATAGTTTTGGAATCATAACTGCCGGAAGTACCTGTTTTTTTTAATTTATTGCTAATACGAAATTAATATATGATGTGAACAATCATAAAAGTACAATAGTTTCACGATTCTGATTTCCTCTGAATAATTAATCCAAATATACCAATTATAAATCCATCTAAATACAAAAGCGCCCCTTGCAACGAAGCAAAGGACGCTTTCGATGAATGTTCTTATTAATTTTTATGAATCATACCAGACACCGATCCTTTATCGCTGATCAAACGGTAATGATAAATACCGGCACTTAATGTGGTAAAATCCATCTGTACCTGATGATCACCTGTTCTTAAAGTCCCAAGATTTTTACCGGAGACTCTTTGACCAAGGATATCATACACTTCCAATTGTATTGCAGCTGCTGACTCAAGGTAGAATGGAATAAATACCAAACCTGAAGAAGGATTCGGATAGGCGTTAGCGGTATAAATTCCGGAAACATTTGGCGTTTCCAAGCGCTGTAACAAAATTATACTTTATCTGAGCTTGTTGAGCACTTCCTTGAATATCTGACAACTCATTACCGGCAATCAACGCAAATGCCACCACCACTGAATCGCCGGGAGTAATGGTGAAAGGTCCTGTACCTACTACATCAATAACATCATTTCCTGTACCTGCACCACCGGCAGTCGCACGTAAAGTAGAAAGTGCCTGATACTTTTCTCCATCGGTCATTCCATCAATCATATTGATCCCGCCGGCACCTCCACTGGTATTGTCAATTGCATAATGTGCAAAGCCACCATTGGTTAACAATTTAATACCCGCATAATATCCACCCGGATCGGTACAATAAACATAGCCCATCTTATTCGCAATATCTTCATCAGCCTTATTATTCGCATAGGTCTGAATATCCCAATCCGAGAACACACAGCATATAGATTATTCAATGCTGTTCCTCCAGTATTGTGAATGGTATATTCAAAAATATGGAACTTCGAAAATGGCGTCGGTGTCCGAGGACATCGAACGATAATTCACATCTACATTTATGGGAGATGGATTGGTGGCATCACTGAAGGTACCATAAGT is part of the Bacteroidota bacterium genome and harbors:
- a CDS encoding DUF4349 domain-containing protein, which encodes MSLALLITSCGSKTEKSGSIASESAPASETYISSTGNSADSSLYTGAQKIIQQATLRLQVDSLSSARNYLSTILQKYKAYIANENENRQSGNHESTLVIRVPGQFMEALITDISSKAKFIDTKDLSSEDIGMEYMDIEARLKAKLEMEKRYLQLLQRTGKISEMLEVEQQLGIVRGEIESMQGKLKYFDNRVAYATLTISLYEVVSIIDSPGLTFFSRAAYSFPMDSN
- a CDS encoding T9SS type A sorting domain-containing protein, whose translation is METPNVSGIYTANAYPNPSSGLVFIPFYLESAAAIQLEVYDILGQRVSGKNLGTLRTGDHQVQMDFTTLSAGIYHYRLISDKGSVSGMIHKN